In Drosophila innubila isolate TH190305 chromosome 2R unlocalized genomic scaffold, UK_Dinn_1.0 1_C_2R, whole genome shotgun sequence, the following are encoded in one genomic region:
- the LOC117784137 gene encoding leptin receptor gene-related protein: MTFLILACAVPTPKIFYPFFVLLFYVLSVLPVLIAKRSTPGNETNPKTEFALFLTAGMVLSAFALPIVLAHSAVITWTACVLTLISNVINYSTMLGYAMREDNFDAPYGGMF, encoded by the exons ATGACATTCTTGATACTGGCTTGTGCCGTTCCCACGCCCAAGATATTCTATCCGTTCTTCGTACTCCTCTTCTACGTGCTATCGGTTTTGCCAGTTTTAATAGCAAAGCGTTCTACCCCTGGCAACGAAACCAACCCAAAAACAGAATTTGCACTCTTCCTTACGGCTGGTATGGTGTTAAGTGCTTTTGCCCTGCCCATAGTTCTGGCACATTCCGCTGTT ATCACCTGGACGGCGTGCGTGCTGACTCTGATATCCAACGTTATTAACTATTCGACAATGTTAGGGTATGCTATGCGGGAGGATAACTTTGATGCTCCCTATGGAGGCATGTTTTAA
- the LOC117784134 gene encoding uncharacterized protein LOC117784134 — protein MEKISTNNSSHEGLSQATSNYNEEDEEEEEDTVYDDDEWDEMSDMGFLMSESDSENEEESFQTLPLSLPIATPSADKPMHKYPFKLQQNGAGNILTVHHTIKNVDRELRVRIAACCFNEMSNKLVVIDRRGNIFVFDFVSKRYWRLSIRLPQATLVHASPLHHNEYVVGNENGHVFVMNVEKSLVSRRNEAGNAAVDQISWGNRLQSSTATNAIMRLGPEAALLNLKSLQVSHRLEFDQSQHTLKLAGFIPNSDQFFTCFTNDTISIWSSHSREPVQVAQPIKARDRRLRLLRNDKSIPEFVLRGEDEDDINPEDDLAFDCEDEHFADGKLLTYSFSPNGNKLCLTTLDGYLLLLSSASFDLDKLFRLRDFILKQIALLPQPKERILFGITARGQAVMLDLENTDHKLIVQRSNGVSLNVSRDGKLLSVLSKCGEVNVWSTCRLYNALQAKTQCISQLRAALKRPKLPGHVCGPVNQELRQLLKRERLEAMLHEYGCYPEKYRFIIWSSLMELPCNGVQFQALLKLGHPPIVKQMARGLKIKSDAQRRGVIKVWSCLAHWCKVFGYAEFMPHLVFPFAKHLLKNGLVVFELMATLLLNHLQLCFEFYPLPPENYLAMCENILQNNDEQLSKFYQALEVKPKDYAWSLLSNAFAEVLEEQQWLILWDNIITEPLYFIVFVIVAYNVLHREVILRLPDKDAVLRFFHEQNPMDVAKLVARARKIMKKCPPQVHPRRFLQPFSPIPKGVYPKFLNYPSDWIAEQEQQTMVLLKQHQEIDARIRHLELEELQIMDRLENGLKQEEHTRRVKEMEKLYQETIQREEERIACHRKMLLTYQLEVRQRKSEVMTKLQESEQRRKVLEMEKDIDLLMHSIERERRRHNQEMIFAEDEIRNQNMELLAQQYYSDTAGAPLAQKYYDNIQQMCRERDKLQQQLREMTLEHLDKPRAPAPSSSAEPHLTEIERSILEIQREFSDILNN, from the exons atggaaaaaatttcaacaaataattcGTCCCACGAAGGACTTTCGCAAGCCACCTCAAATTACAATGAGGAAGACgaagaagaggaggaggataCAGTGTATGACGACGATGAATGGGATGAGATGTCGGATATGGGATTTTTAATGAGCGAGAGTGATTCTGAAAACGAGGAGGAATCATTTCAAACACTTCCACTCAGCTTGCCCATTGCCACTCCCAGTGCAGATAAACCGATGCATAAATATCCCTTCAAGCTGCAACAAAATGGGGCGGG AAACATACTGACCGTGCATCATACAATTAAGAATGTGGATCGAGAACTACGTGTTCGCATTGCCGCCTGTTGTTTTAATGAGATGAGCAACAAACTGGTGGTCATTGATAGGCG GGGGAACATCTTTGTCTTTGACTTTGTGAGCAAACGTTATTGGCGTCTGTCGATTCGTCTGCCACAAGCGACTCTGGTGCACGCCTCGCCGTTGCACCACAACGAGTATGTTGTGGGCAACGAAAACGGACATGTTTTCGTAATGAATGTGGAAAAGTCGCTGGTGAGCAGACGCAATGAAGCGGGTAATGCTGCTGTTGACCAAATATCATGGGGAAATCGATTGCAGAGCTCCACGGCCACCAATGCCATAATGCGGCTAGGTCCCGAGGCTGCGCTGCTGAATTTGAAGAGCTTACAAGTGTCTCATCGTCTGGAATTCGATCAGTCCCAGCACACACTTAAGCTGGCTGGATTTATACCCAACTCGGATCAGTTCTTCACCTGCTTTACCAATGATACTATCAGTATATGGTCTTCACACTCTCGAGAACCTGTGCAAGTTGCCCAGCCTATAAAGGCACGCGATCGCAGATTGCGTCTGCTGCGTAATGATAAGTCCATCCCGGAGTTTGTACTACGTGGAGAAGACGAAGACGATATTAATCCGGAGGATGATTTGGCATTTGATTGCGAGGATGAACACTTTGCCGATGGCAAGTTGCTTACTTATAGCTTCTCACCAAATGGCAACAAGTTGTGCCTCACTACCTTAGATGGTTACTTGCTGCTGCTCAGCTCAGCATCCTTTGATTTGGACAAGCTATTTCGCCTGCGAGATTTTATCCTAAAGCAAATTGCCTTGCTGCCACAGCCCAAGGAGCGCATATTGTTTGGGATCACAGCACGCGGTCAGGCTGTTATGTTGGACCTGGAGAACACGGATCACAAGCTGATTGTACAACGCTCAAATGGCGTTAGTCTGAATGTAAGCCGCGATGGCAAGCTGCTCAGCGTTCTATCCAAGTGTGGCGAAGTCAATGTATGGTCCACGTGTCGACTTTACAATGCACTTCAGGCGAAGACGCAGTGCATCTCTCAACTGCGAGCAGCTCTGAAACGTCCTAAGCTGCCTGGACATGTTTGTGGCCCCGTGAACCAGGAACTACGTCAGCTGCTGAAGCGGGAACGCTTAGAGGCTATGCTGCACGAGTATGGCTGCTATCCGGAAAAGTACAGATTCATAATATGGAGCTCGCTAATGGAGCTGCCTTGCAACGGCGTCCAGTTCCAGGCCCTGCTCAAGCTTGGGCATCCACCAATTGTGAAACAGATGGCGCGCGGTCTAAAGATCAAAAGCGATGCGCAACGTCGCGGTGTTATCAAGGTGTGGAGCTGTTTGGCGCACTGGTGCAAGGTCTTTGGCTATGCGGAGTTTATGCCACACCTGGTGTTTCCCTTTGCAAAGCATCTGCTTAAGAACGGATTGGTTGTCTTCGAGCTGATGGCAACGCTGTTGCTCAATCACTTGCAACTTTGCTTCGAATTCTATCCCTTGCCACCGGAAAACTATCTAGCCATGTGCGAAAATATATTGCAGAACAATGACGAGCAGCTGTCCAAGTTCTACCAGGCACTGGAAGTGAAGCCCAAGGATTATGCTTGGTCTTTACTAAGCAATGCCTTTGCCGAGGTGTTAGAGGAGCAGCAATGGTTGATTCTATGGGACAACATTATCACAGAACCTCTATATTTCATAGTATTTGTCATTGTCGCTTACAATGTGCTGCATCGAGAGGTGATCTTACGTCTGCCGGACAAGGACGCCGTGCTACGGTTCTTTCATGAACAGAATCCCATGGATGTAGCCAAGTTGGTTGCTCGGGCTCGCAAGATAATGAAGAAATGTCCACCCCAAGTGCATCCTCGTCGCTTCTTGCAGCCCTTTTCGCCTATACCCAAGGGCGTTTATCCCAAGTTTCTGAACTATCCCAGCGATTGGATTGCAGAGCAGGAGCAACAAACAATGGTGCTGCTGAAACAGCATCAGGAGATTGATGCCCGTATCCGACATCTCGAATTGGAGGAGCTGCAAATAATGGACCGTTTGGAAAATGGTCTTAAGCAAGAGGAGCATACACGACGGGTCAAGGAAATGGAAAAACTGTATCAGGAAACCATACAACGAGAGGAAGAGCGCATCGCCTGCCACCGTAAAATGCTGCTCACCTATCAGTTGGAAGTGCGGCAGCGCAAGAGCGAAGTCATGACCAAGCTGCAGGAGTCGGAGCAGCGCCGCAAAGTATTAGAAATGGAAAAGGACATCGATCTGCTGATGCACAGCATTGAGCGCGAACGTCGTCGCCACAATCAAGAGATGATTTTTGCCGAGGACGAAATACGAAATCAGAATATGGAACTGCTGGCCCAGCAATACTACTCGGATACCGCCGGAGCTCCTCTAGCCCAAAAATACTATGACAACATCCAACAAATGTGCAGGGAACGCGataaactacaacaacaactacgtgAG ATGACTTTGGAACATCTGGACAAACCGAGGGCTCCAGCGCCGTCCTCTTCAGCTGAGCCACACTTGACGGAAATAGAGCGTTCAATTCTGGAAATTCAACGCGAATTCTCAGATATTCTTAACAATTGA
- the LOC117784136 gene encoding cyclic AMP-dependent transcription factor ATF-2, with translation METDANIADLTTVSFADFETKNRDDNARFDNYGQCQPKHDMAMALDLVLGQKSENLFETDQTPTPTRLIKNCDEVGLFEDLQHVNPFDIGFQRAAEQNAVGGHAIPVTPTRLEVPPTDGDSLHTPQVYALDTATVSAVAPAVSNSSSPLDVAVPNVEDLLKTPAPTPVPTVAQSDPPPLQLIQPQVITWVLPAQTFALSTVPVSNSKPLKSPKATQKVRPLILPKPSTKVNSKAPSAVVAASTPVHEPSSASLTPTSQLPIKERLKAILNNSYNKKQRSFETPAPKAMSAVNRNEDTMFRRRAAASRYRHKMRTEHKEIRDHNEELQKEIRVLRERIATLERELQQQNNNNNIAGVVSNQIQMPPSSIHLVINVPKMIVPSSEFSQRLDKK, from the exons ATGGAAACGGACGCAAATATAGCGGACTTAACAACCGTGTCATTTGCCGACTTTGAGACAAAGAACAGGGATGATAATGCTAGATTTGATAATTATGGACAATGTCAACCAAAACACGATATGGCAATGGCGCTCGATTTGGTATTGGGCCAGAAATCAGAGAACCTCTTTGAAACCGACCAAACTCCTACGCCGACGCGCCTTATTAAAAACTGCGATGAAGTTGGACTCTTTGAGGACCTGCAGCATGTCAACCCGTTTGATATTGGATTCCAGCGGGCAGCCGAGCAGAATGCAGTTGGTGGTCATGCGATTCCCGTGACACCGACACGTTTAGAAGTGCCCCCCACCGACGGTGACTCGCTTCACACGCCACAGGTGTATGCACTGGATACGGCAACAGTGTCCGCAGTAGCACCGGCAgttagcaacagcagcagtccACTGGATGTGGCCGTGCCCAATGTAGAGGATCTGCTGAAAACTCCCGCGCCCACTCCAGTGCCCACTGTAGCACAGAGTGATCCACCACCACTGCAGTTAATACAGCCACAAGTAATTACTTGGGTGCTGCCAGCACAGACATTTGCACTATCCACTGTACCCGTCAGCAATAGCAAACCATTAAAGAGTCCGAAAGCCACACAAAAAGTACGACCGTTAATATTACCCAAGCCCAGTACAAAAGTCAATTCCAAAGCTCCGTCAGCTGTTGTAGCAGCAAGCACACCGGTTCACGAGCCGAGCAGCGCCAGCCTGACGCCCACATCACAGTTGCCCATCAAGGAACGATTGAAGGCCATTCTAAATAACAGTTACAACAAAAAGCAGCGCAGCTTTGAAACACCCGCTCCTAAAGCAATGTCAGCAGTGAACCGTAACGAGGATACCATGTTTCGACGTCGTGCTGCCGCCTCCCGTTATCGTCACAAGATGCGAACGGAGCATAAGGAGATTAGGGACCACAATGAAGAGCTCCAAAAGGAGATTCGAGTGCTGCGTGAGAGAATCGCAACTCTAGAGCGAgaactgcagcagcagaacaacaataacaatattgcTGGTG TTGTGTCCAACCAAATCCAAATGCCTCCCTCCAGCATACACCTTGTCATCAATGTGCCTAAAATGATAGTGCCTTCTTCAGAATTCAGTCAAAGACTGGATAAAAAGTGA